The Niastella koreensis GR20-10 genome includes a window with the following:
- a CDS encoding SusC/RagA family TonB-linked outer membrane protein, with protein sequence MNLFQRYKKYLAGKLLLFLSLLFSTFLSIAQNNNVQLIGKVVDDRTKEPLVGAVVHIKGTTHHVVADEEGAFTFITGQKVPVVYEVSHVGYETREITVSDYKPIDIRLKQGNAQLSDVVVVGYGTQRRSDVSGAVTTVPKNLLTQPATSFDNLLQGAVPGVAVTQSSAQPGSTASIRVRGGNSISFGNEPLYVIDGFIIYNNNSFTNSGASNGSSVNALATINPSDIESIEILKDASATAIYGSRGANGVVVITTRRGKKGTDEFNYSGYFGKQQVSKKLDLLNASQWAALVNDINYSDGKAATFSDSAIAALGSGSDWQSSALRDAPVQNHELSLAGGDDKSRYLISGNYFNQQGTVLNTGFKRYSARLNYERNVTDRFKVAANIFGSRSLEDKLTGSPFNSINFSGAYPSLVQSSPVALIKNGDGTYNTTSPYTSQPTNPLLDIIATTNRSYLTRVMGSASAEYKLWKELVLKVTGGVDLINTKQNYYAPSYTNSPAGSSNGYTMGGYGSVGTVAAVSWLNENTLTWDHTWQNTHFVNLLAGYTTQFSKDESAVASSQKFPNDLTTYNNLSYAGSAVLSLSDAHQSTLNSYLARVNYSYLHKYNITLSERADGSSRLGANNKWGYFPSIGLSWNINKEDFFQRFDRYVSNLKLRLTAGKTGNSEVPPYSSLAALAPTNYYFNSTLVTGISPVQLANPNLKWETTTQYNAGVDVGLFNGRINLTFDAYYKKTSDLLLYVPFPLYTGYTSQLENVGSVENKGVELGLSTENVKSKNFNWRSTFLIAANRNKVLSLGASSSYFPVAPTGQVSPVIVQVGLPVGTFWGYSTNGLLTAEDLSKGAPVLAGVAQKVGDTKYVDYTGDGAVTTADKHNLGSAQPKFTASFSNNISWKHFDLSFFIQGSYGNKLFNLLQQKLEIPTISLNASAALLNRYSATNPNGTVARATNSPVPQVTDRYIEDGSYAKLKNITLGYNFSSTILSKIRAKQLRVYVSAQNLLTLTHYTGYNPEVNFYDNDNTKQGIDYGIYPATRTFLAGVNITF encoded by the coding sequence ATGAATCTGTTTCAAAGGTATAAAAAATACCTTGCGGGCAAACTATTGCTCTTTCTTTCCCTGCTCTTTTCTACGTTCTTATCCATTGCCCAAAACAACAATGTGCAGTTGATAGGCAAGGTGGTTGACGACAGAACAAAAGAACCGCTGGTGGGCGCTGTAGTGCATATTAAAGGCACCACGCACCATGTGGTGGCCGACGAAGAAGGCGCCTTCACTTTTATTACCGGTCAAAAAGTTCCCGTTGTTTATGAGGTAAGCCATGTTGGGTACGAGACCCGCGAAATAACGGTAAGTGATTACAAACCTATTGACATCCGGTTGAAACAGGGGAATGCACAGTTGAGCGATGTAGTGGTGGTTGGTTATGGTACACAACGAAGAAGTGATGTGTCAGGCGCCGTAACAACCGTTCCCAAAAACCTGCTTACGCAACCTGCTACTTCTTTCGATAACCTGCTGCAGGGCGCCGTACCGGGCGTGGCGGTGACCCAGAGTTCGGCCCAGCCCGGCAGTACTGCGTCCATAAGAGTGCGAGGGGGTAATTCTATCTCTTTCGGGAACGAACCCTTGTATGTGATCGATGGGTTTATCATCTATAATAATAACAGCTTTACCAATTCAGGCGCGTCCAACGGTTCCAGTGTGAATGCGCTGGCAACCATTAACCCAAGTGATATTGAATCGATCGAGATCCTGAAAGATGCTTCGGCTACTGCCATCTATGGGTCACGCGGCGCCAATGGGGTAGTGGTGATCACTACCCGCCGGGGTAAAAAGGGTACCGATGAATTTAACTACAGTGGATATTTTGGTAAACAACAGGTATCGAAAAAGCTCGACCTGTTAAATGCATCGCAATGGGCGGCATTGGTAAACGATATCAATTACAGTGATGGCAAGGCTGCCACCTTCAGCGATTCGGCTATTGCTGCCTTGGGCAGTGGGAGCGACTGGCAAAGCTCGGCGCTCAGGGATGCGCCGGTTCAAAATCATGAATTATCGCTTGCTGGTGGTGATGACAAGTCACGGTATTTGATTTCAGGTAATTACTTTAATCAGCAGGGAACGGTGTTGAATACCGGGTTCAAAAGATATTCGGCCCGCCTCAACTATGAACGAAATGTGACCGACCGGTTTAAGGTAGCTGCCAACATTTTCGGCAGCCGGTCACTGGAAGATAAATTGACCGGAAGCCCCTTTAACAGTATTAATTTCAGCGGCGCGTATCCCAGCCTGGTACAGTCATCGCCGGTAGCGCTGATAAAAAACGGGGACGGTACGTATAATACTACCAGTCCGTATACCTCGCAGCCAACCAACCCGTTGCTGGATATAATAGCTACCACCAACCGCAGTTATCTTACCCGGGTAATGGGAAGCGCTTCGGCCGAATATAAATTATGGAAGGAACTGGTGCTGAAAGTTACCGGTGGGGTTGATCTCATAAACACCAAGCAGAATTATTATGCGCCTTCCTATACCAATTCACCGGCTGGTTCTTCCAACGGCTATACCATGGGTGGGTATGGTTCTGTAGGTACGGTTGCAGCTGTTAGCTGGTTGAATGAGAACACGCTTACCTGGGACCATACCTGGCAGAATACGCATTTTGTAAATTTATTGGCTGGGTATACCACGCAATTCTCAAAAGATGAATCTGCCGTGGCCAGCTCGCAGAAATTTCCAAATGATCTTACAACCTATAATAATCTGTCGTATGCCGGCTCAGCGGTATTGTCGTTGTCTGATGCTCACCAGTCAACTTTAAATTCCTATCTGGCCAGGGTGAATTATTCCTACCTGCATAAGTATAACATCACCTTGTCTGAACGCGCCGATGGTTCTTCGCGATTAGGGGCGAACAACAAATGGGGGTATTTTCCTTCTATAGGTTTATCATGGAATATTAATAAAGAAGATTTCTTTCAACGGTTCGACCGGTATGTAAGCAATCTGAAATTACGGTTAACTGCCGGCAAAACCGGTAATTCAGAAGTGCCGCCTTACAGTTCCCTGGCTGCACTGGCGCCTACCAATTATTATTTCAACAGTACGCTGGTAACAGGCATATCGCCGGTGCAACTGGCTAACCCCAACCTGAAATGGGAAACTACCACCCAATACAATGCGGGTGTTGATGTGGGTTTATTTAATGGCCGCATCAACCTCACCTTTGATGCTTATTATAAAAAGACTTCCGATCTGTTGTTGTATGTACCCTTCCCCTTGTATACAGGATATACCAGCCAGTTGGAGAATGTGGGCAGTGTGGAAAATAAAGGGGTTGAACTGGGACTGAGTACAGAAAATGTAAAAAGCAAAAACTTCAACTGGCGGTCGACCTTTTTAATAGCAGCCAACAGAAATAAAGTCTTAAGTCTGGGCGCCAGCAGCAGTTATTTCCCCGTGGCGCCAACCGGACAGGTGTCGCCGGTGATAGTACAGGTAGGGTTGCCCGTGGGTACTTTCTGGGGCTATTCAACCAATGGGCTGTTAACTGCTGAAGACCTGTCGAAGGGAGCTCCTGTATTAGCGGGTGTAGCGCAAAAGGTAGGCGATACAAAGTATGTTGACTATACCGGCGATGGCGCCGTTACCACCGCTGATAAACACAACCTGGGAAGTGCGCAGCCGAAATTCACGGCCAGCTTTTCAAACAATATTTCCTGGAAGCATTTTGACCTGTCATTTTTTATCCAGGGCTCTTATGGCAACAAATTGTTTAACCTGTTACAACAAAAGCTGGAGATCCCAACTATTTCATTAAACGCTTCGGCTGCCCTGTTAAACAGGTACAGTGCCACCAACCCCAATGGTACCGTTGCCCGGGCCACCAATTCACCGGTACCGCAGGTTACAGACCGCTATATCGAAGACGGGTCGTATGCAAAGCTGAAGAACATAACATTGGGATATAATTTCTCTTCGACGATCCTTTCAAAGATCCGCGCCAAACAGTTACGGGTATATGTTTCTGCCCAGAACCTGCTTACGCTTACACACTACACCGGGTACAATCCCGAGGTGAATTTTTACGACAATGACAATACCAAACAGGGAATAGATTATGGTATTTATCCTGCTACCCGCACATTTCTGGCCGGGGTGAATATTACATTTTAA
- a CDS encoding RagB/SusD family nutrient uptake outer membrane protein, whose translation MKRIISISVVAGILFSCNKLTEDPASVTVAGQFYKTSADAIAAVSAVYSTLNSDPAGDFPIYGRNLNLLICNGGDEMVFSPSNTNPDVRALGTATYVPVNDRIRKIWQQHYYGISRANVAIDNIAPMAIDTTVRERLVRESKFIRALLYFNLVRLFGDVPLVLHDPTSVDVNSLKTGRTSKDSIYQQIIADLTAGFNLPKSYSGADIGRATSGAAHALLAKVYVTKRDWPNALVELQKVVTAGTFTNATGVYGYNLFTNFKDAFQKATKNGIEHLFSVQFETNLGARNSQQFISSGAFSSFNPAVYAGDIPADSSIYQLFDASDARRAVTFFTTLVNSSTGQTVNFGAPRWNKFIDYSISPLSSQAQSGLNFPVIRYADVLLLYAETLNELNGGPTPDAYSAINKVRTRAGIANLTTALPQAAFRDSVFLERRKEFMLESNRWFDLSRRGGSYLYDALKKFPAKTGAALRDTLYPIPQVEIDLAGLSQNPGWQ comes from the coding sequence ATGAAACGAATCATATCTATATCGGTTGTTGCGGGCATTTTGTTTTCCTGCAACAAGCTCACGGAAGACCCGGCTTCCGTAACAGTGGCTGGTCAGTTTTATAAAACATCTGCAGATGCTATTGCAGCCGTTAGTGCGGTGTACAGTACCCTGAACAGCGATCCCGCAGGCGATTTCCCGATCTATGGCCGAAATCTGAATCTGCTTATCTGCAATGGTGGTGATGAAATGGTGTTCAGTCCGTCCAATACCAATCCGGATGTGCGGGCATTGGGAACGGCTACGTATGTACCCGTGAATGACCGCATTCGTAAGATCTGGCAGCAGCATTATTATGGCATCAGCCGGGCCAATGTGGCCATCGACAATATAGCACCAATGGCTATCGATACCACGGTGCGAGAACGCCTGGTGCGCGAAAGCAAATTTATCAGGGCCCTCCTGTATTTTAACCTCGTGCGGTTGTTTGGCGATGTACCGCTCGTTCTGCATGATCCCACTTCTGTGGATGTAAACAGTTTGAAGACCGGCAGAACGTCGAAAGACAGTATTTATCAGCAAATCATTGCAGATCTGACAGCAGGATTCAATCTGCCCAAATCGTATTCGGGTGCAGACATCGGAAGAGCTACCAGTGGTGCGGCGCATGCCTTACTGGCAAAAGTATATGTTACCAAAAGGGATTGGCCCAATGCCCTGGTTGAATTACAAAAAGTAGTAACTGCAGGAACGTTTACAAACGCCACCGGTGTGTATGGATATAACCTGTTTACCAATTTTAAAGACGCGTTTCAAAAAGCTACCAAGAACGGGATAGAACACCTTTTTTCTGTACAGTTTGAAACCAACCTGGGTGCCAGAAACAGTCAGCAATTCATAAGCTCTGGCGCATTTAGTTCATTTAACCCGGCGGTTTATGCCGGTGATATTCCGGCCGACAGTTCTATTTACCAGCTCTTCGATGCCAGTGATGCACGGCGGGCGGTTACTTTTTTCACTACGTTGGTGAATTCCTCAACCGGCCAAACAGTAAATTTCGGCGCCCCCCGCTGGAACAAGTTTATCGATTACAGCATCTCGCCACTTTCGAGCCAGGCGCAAAGCGGGTTGAACTTTCCTGTGATCCGTTATGCCGATGTGTTGCTGTTGTATGCCGAAACGTTGAACGAACTCAATGGTGGCCCAACCCCAGATGCCTACAGCGCCATTAATAAAGTGAGAACAAGAGCCGGTATTGCCAATCTTACCACCGCTCTACCGCAGGCTGCATTCCGGGATTCTGTGTTTTTAGAAAGAAGAAAAGAGTTTATGCTGGAGAGCAACCGCTGGTTCGATCTGTCGAGAAGAGGCGGCAGCTATTTGTATGATGCGCTGAAAAAGTTTCCGGCCAAAACCGGCGCGGCGCTTAGAGACACCTTGTATCCGATTCCACAAGTGGAGATTGACCTGGCAGGTTTATCCCAGAACCCAGGCTGGCAATAA
- a CDS encoding arylsulfatase has protein sequence MHLQKINGVTKKVLASSMIAGLAALSLDGKAQTTSQPYQGVVGKTYADSKEWWQPAVKAPAGAPNIVWILLDDVGFGASSAFGGLIPTPTFDSLANQGLRYTNFHTAAICAPTRAALLTGRNQHYVHMGGFAHTALSAGFPGWDGRIPADKGTVAEVLRESGYNTFAVGKWGVTPDDDATDAGPFDRWPTGKGFDHFYGFLGSQTDQYKPDLVEDNAHITPDGRNLNESITDKAISYISKQKTAAPNKPFFLYYAPGATHAPHQVPASWANIYKGKFDEGWDVYRDKVIANQKKLGVIPANAQLPARNEYIKAWNTLTPDQKKVYARFMEVYAAYLTYIDAQVGRIVNHLKEIKQLDNTLFFVIIGDNGASKEGTFQGVLNRGPLSGKVSDEEQFKSNLEKIGEIGTPSGSNTNYPLGWAQATNTPFKFWKQDANAEGGTHNPLIIFYPRGIKDKGGIRNQYGHVVDILPTTLEFAGLTLPTQIKGIKQDTLQGTSLYYSLDNATAASRHTEQYYYIFGSRAIYKDGWKAAAAHHPDYIDLNLLPGKDSVGHNFDKDVWELYNLNEDFNERTDLAKKYPEKLKELQGLFDVTAKKYNIYPLIDWADVWARRVQGANASKK, from the coding sequence ATGCATCTTCAGAAAATCAACGGGGTAACCAAAAAGGTGTTGGCCTCCTCCATGATAGCAGGGCTTGCTGCGCTGTCGTTGGATGGTAAAGCGCAAACAACTTCCCAACCTTACCAGGGCGTAGTGGGTAAAACCTATGCCGATTCAAAAGAATGGTGGCAGCCGGCGGTGAAAGCGCCAGCCGGTGCTCCTAATATTGTCTGGATCCTGTTGGACGATGTAGGCTTTGGCGCTTCCAGCGCTTTTGGCGGCCTGATCCCCACGCCTACATTCGATAGTTTGGCCAACCAGGGTTTGCGCTATACCAATTTTCACACCGCCGCCATTTGCGCGCCAACCCGCGCCGCGTTATTAACCGGCCGCAACCAGCACTATGTACATATGGGCGGATTTGCCCACACGGCATTGTCGGCCGGATTCCCCGGCTGGGATGGACGCATACCTGCCGATAAAGGGACCGTTGCGGAAGTACTGCGCGAAAGCGGTTATAACACGTTTGCCGTTGGTAAATGGGGCGTAACGCCCGATGACGACGCTACTGATGCCGGTCCGTTCGACCGCTGGCCAACCGGTAAAGGGTTCGATCATTTTTATGGTTTCCTGGGTTCGCAAACCGATCAGTACAAACCCGACCTGGTGGAAGATAACGCGCATATTACGCCCGATGGCAGAAACCTGAATGAGAGCATTACGGATAAAGCCATCAGTTATATTTCAAAACAAAAAACTGCAGCACCCAATAAACCTTTCTTCCTGTATTATGCGCCCGGCGCCACGCATGCACCGCACCAGGTGCCTGCATCCTGGGCCAACATTTACAAAGGGAAATTTGACGAAGGCTGGGATGTATATCGTGACAAGGTGATCGCTAACCAGAAAAAGCTGGGCGTGATCCCTGCCAATGCGCAATTACCTGCCCGCAACGAATACATAAAAGCCTGGAATACCTTAACCCCTGATCAGAAAAAAGTATATGCCCGTTTTATGGAAGTATACGCGGCGTACCTCACGTACATCGATGCGCAGGTGGGCCGTATTGTGAATCATCTGAAAGAGATAAAACAACTGGACAATACCTTGTTCTTTGTAATTATTGGCGACAATGGCGCCAGCAAGGAAGGTACCTTCCAGGGCGTGCTTAACCGGGGACCGCTGAGTGGCAAGGTATCTGATGAAGAACAGTTTAAAAGCAACCTGGAAAAAATTGGTGAAATTGGTACGCCTTCAGGTTCTAACACCAATTATCCGCTTGGCTGGGCGCAGGCCACCAATACACCATTTAAATTCTGGAAACAGGATGCCAATGCTGAAGGTGGTACGCACAATCCGTTGATCATTTTTTATCCCAGGGGCATAAAAGATAAAGGCGGCATCAGGAATCAATACGGCCATGTAGTGGACATTCTGCCCACCACCCTGGAATTTGCAGGGCTTACCTTGCCAACACAGATCAAAGGCATTAAACAGGATACGCTGCAAGGCACTTCCTTGTATTACTCACTGGATAATGCAACCGCCGCCAGCCGCCATACCGAACAGTATTATTATATTTTCGGTTCCCGCGCTATTTATAAAGATGGCTGGAAGGCTGCTGCTGCGCATCACCCTGATTATATCGACCTGAATCTGTTACCCGGTAAAGATTCCGTTGGCCATAATTTCGACAAAGATGTATGGGAACTGTACAACCTGAATGAAGATTTTAACGAACGCACCGACCTGGCTAAGAAATATCCTGAGAAGTTAAAAGAGCTGCAGGGGCTTTTTGATGTAACGGCCAAGAAGTATAATATCTATCCGTTGATCGATTGGGCAGATGTGTGGGCGAGGAGGGTTCAGGGGGCGAATGCTTCGAAGAAGTAA
- a CDS encoding lipase maturation factor family protein, with product MNNETDIEQPAAPSYWLTRFMILRLLGAIYAVAFLVAINEVLPLIGSHGLTPVSLYIKNINQMLGGTGSSFMRLPSLFWFWHADSALVTVSWVGFILSCLVAAGYANALIMALLWVLYLSLVHIGQEWYGYGWEIQLCETGFLAIFLCPLLEMRPFPRRAPPFPIIILFRWLICRLMLGAGLIKLRGDVVWRNSTALYYHFETQPIPGPLSRWFHFLPRAVLRAGVWFNWLAELAAPLFAFGPRLARHIAGVIMILLQVTLIVSGNLSFLNWLSIIPALACFDDGCWAKLLPKRLVRKADAARENAAYSKPMQTTAWVVTVIVGLLSIQPIANLFSPRQVMNGSFDPFELVNTYGAFGSVGQERMNVVFEGTADNDSTNNAHWQPYLYRGLPVLLNRRPPQIAPYQLRLDWQMWFASMSSADDYPWTLHLVYKLLHNDPIATSLFKQNPFPKQPPKYIRAILYRYRFAQPGNAQHNWWTREQIAVWLPPLSVGDPRLLNYLRSENWLK from the coding sequence ATGAACAACGAAACAGACATTGAACAACCTGCTGCCCCTTCTTACTGGCTCACCCGCTTTATGATCCTTCGTTTGCTGGGCGCCATTTATGCTGTCGCCTTCCTGGTGGCCATTAATGAAGTACTGCCCCTTATTGGCTCACATGGCCTTACTCCGGTAAGTTTATATATAAAGAACATCAATCAAATGCTGGGCGGAACCGGTTCCTCGTTTATGCGTTTGCCTTCCCTTTTCTGGTTCTGGCATGCTGATAGCGCCCTGGTAACCGTTTCGTGGGTGGGGTTTATCTTATCCTGCCTGGTGGCGGCAGGATATGCCAATGCCCTTATTATGGCTTTGCTGTGGGTGTTGTATTTGTCACTGGTGCATATTGGACAGGAATGGTATGGCTATGGCTGGGAGATTCAACTGTGTGAAACAGGATTTCTGGCCATCTTTCTTTGTCCCCTGCTGGAGATGCGGCCCTTTCCCCGCCGGGCGCCGCCGTTTCCCATTATCATCTTGTTCCGCTGGCTGATTTGCCGGTTAATGCTGGGGGCCGGACTGATAAAACTGCGGGGTGATGTAGTATGGCGCAACAGCACAGCGCTGTATTATCATTTCGAAACGCAACCAATTCCCGGTCCGCTCAGCCGCTGGTTCCATTTTCTACCTCGTGCCGTTTTAAGGGCCGGTGTTTGGTTCAACTGGCTGGCAGAACTGGCAGCGCCGCTTTTTGCGTTCGGCCCCCGCCTGGCGCGGCACATAGCAGGTGTGATAATGATCTTATTGCAGGTTACGTTGATTGTCAGTGGAAACCTGTCCTTCTTAAACTGGCTCTCTATTATTCCGGCGCTGGCCTGTTTCGACGATGGTTGTTGGGCAAAACTGCTTCCCAAACGCCTGGTGCGAAAAGCCGATGCAGCCCGCGAAAATGCAGCCTATTCCAAACCCATGCAAACAACCGCCTGGGTAGTAACGGTGATCGTTGGCCTGCTCAGCATTCAGCCTATCGCAAATCTTTTCTCCCCCAGACAGGTCATGAACGGCTCCTTCGACCCCTTTGAACTGGTGAATACCTATGGCGCCTTTGGCTCTGTAGGACAGGAACGGATGAATGTAGTGTTTGAAGGAACCGCAGATAACGACTCCACCAACAACGCACACTGGCAACCTTATCTGTACCGGGGATTACCAGTGCTCCTCAACCGGCGCCCGCCGCAGATAGCGCCTTACCAGTTACGGCTCGACTGGCAAATGTGGTTCGCCTCCATGTCTTCAGCCGATGACTATCCCTGGACCTTACATCTTGTATATAAATTGTTGCACAACGATCCCATAGCAACCAGTTTGTTCAAACAGAACCCCTTTCCCAAACAACCACCTAAGTACATCCGGGCCATTCTGTATCGCTACCGCTTTGCCCAACCCGGCAATGCACAACACAACTGGTGGACGCGCGAACAAATCGCGGTTTGGTTACCACCGCTTTCAGTTGGTGATCCGCGTTTACTGAACTATCTAAGAAGTGAAAACTGGCTTAAATAG
- a CDS encoding VOC family protein, with protein MQKIIPHLWFNKEAKEAAHFYTSVFPESKITHSSVLKNTPSGDCDILGFELWNYKFMAISAGPYFTINPSISFIVNFDPLLFGSSEQAAREKLDEIWNKLIDGGTALMPLNEYPFSKRFGWVKDKYGVSWQLMLTNPEGEPRPAIIPSMLFVKENCGKAEEAINYYLSVFKNSKLGNLRLRPKGMEPDKEGSVLFADFMLEGSWFAAMDSAHNHNFNFNEAISFLVSCKDQAEIDYFWEKISAVPQAEQCGWCKDKYGVSWQITSADMQEMMSKGTQEQVTRVTKTFMPMKKINVAQIQEAYAGK; from the coding sequence ATGCAAAAGATCATTCCGCATTTATGGTTCAATAAAGAAGCCAAAGAAGCCGCACATTTTTATACTTCTGTTTTTCCGGAATCAAAAATCACACATTCCAGTGTGCTGAAAAATACACCTTCCGGCGATTGTGATATTCTTGGGTTTGAATTATGGAACTATAAATTTATGGCCATCAGCGCCGGGCCTTATTTCACCATCAATCCTTCGATTTCATTCATCGTAAATTTCGATCCATTGTTATTTGGTTCCTCCGAACAGGCAGCCAGGGAGAAATTAGATGAAATATGGAATAAACTGATCGACGGCGGTACAGCGCTCATGCCGCTTAACGAATACCCTTTCAGCAAACGCTTTGGCTGGGTAAAGGATAAATACGGCGTATCCTGGCAACTGATGCTTACCAATCCGGAGGGCGAACCAAGGCCGGCCATCATCCCTTCCATGTTATTTGTAAAAGAGAATTGTGGCAAAGCAGAAGAAGCGATCAATTACTATTTATCTGTATTTAAAAACAGCAAGCTGGGCAACCTGCGTCTGCGACCAAAAGGAATGGAACCAGACAAGGAAGGCTCTGTGCTGTTTGCAGATTTTATGCTGGAAGGCAGCTGGTTTGCCGCCATGGACAGCGCCCACAACCATAATTTCAATTTCAACGAGGCCATCTCGTTTTTGGTAAGCTGTAAAGACCAGGCTGAAATAGATTATTTCTGGGAAAAGATCTCCGCCGTACCACAGGCCGAGCAGTGTGGCTGGTGTAAAGACAAGTATGGCGTATCGTGGCAGATCACCTCCGCCGATATGCAGGAAATGATGAGCAAAGGCACGCAGGAACAGGTAACCCGGGTAACAAAGACCTTTATGCCCATGAAGAAGATCAACGTAGCCCAAATACAGGAAGCGTATGCAGGGAAATAA